In Rissa tridactyla isolate bRisTri1 chromosome 8, bRisTri1.patW.cur.20221130, whole genome shotgun sequence, one genomic interval encodes:
- the TSPAN1 gene encoding tetraspanin-1: MGCFTFIKVMMILFNLAIFLSGGTLLGVGIWVAVDDQSFVDIFGGLSSTVVQVVYVGYFLIVIGAILLVIGFLGCYGAQKDSKCLLMMFFSVVLIIFIAEIAAAVVALVYTGLAETLLSAVVTPLLKEKYGTDDSFTHVWNATMKEIKCCGLNNYTDFTNSTWYEDHKVYPDACCDFKQPCDDMLAAKTNVTGCFRQILTEIKTNAGVVGGVAAGIAALEVAAMVVSMYLYCYLDQK; encoded by the exons ATGGGGTGCTTCACCTTTATCAAGGTCATGATGATCCTCTTCAACCTGGCCATATTT ctcagTGGCGGGACCCTCCTGGGAGTTGGCATCTGGGTCGCAGTGGATGACCAGTCATTTGTGGACATATTTGGAGGACTCTCCTCTACCGTCGTTCAGGTTGTGTATGTGGGCTACTTCCTCATTGTCATTGGTGCCATCCTGCTGGTGATCGGCTTCCTCGGGTGCTATGGTGCCCAGAAGGACAGCAAGTGTCTCCTGATGATG TTCTTCTCGGTGGtgctgatcatcttcatagctgAAATTGCTGCTGCCGTGGTGGCTCTGGTCTACACAGGTCTT GCAGAGACGCTGCTGTCAGCCGTGGTGACGCCTCTCCTGAAGGAGAAGTATGGGACAGATGACAGCTTCACGCACGTCTGGAATGCCACCATGAAGGAG ATCAAATGCTGTGGCCTGAATAACTACACAGACTTCACCAACTCAACCTGGTATGAGGATCACAAAGTCTACCCGGATGCCTGCTGTGATTTCAAGCAGCCCTGCGATGACATGCTTGCCGCAAAAACCAATGTCACG GGTTGTTTCCGTCAGATCTTGACAGAAATCAAGACTAACGCAGGTGTGGTGGGTGGCGTGGCAGCCGGCATCGCTGCCTTGGAG GTCGCGGCCATGGTGGTTTCCATGTACCTGTATTGCTATTTGGATCAGAAATGA